Proteins co-encoded in one Cynocephalus volans isolate mCynVol1 chromosome 11, mCynVol1.pri, whole genome shotgun sequence genomic window:
- the NME6 gene encoding nucleoside diphosphate kinase 6 isoform X1, with amino-acid sequence MTSILRSPQALQLTLALIKPDAVAHPLILEAVHQQILSNKFLIVRMRELLWRKEDCQRFYKEHEGRFFYQRLVEFMASGPIRAYILAHKDAIQLWRTLMGPTRVFRARHMAPDSIRGSFGLTDTRNTTHGSDSVVSASREIAAFFPDFSEKRWYEEEEPQLRCGPVHYSPEGGIHCAAGTGGPGPA; translated from the exons ATGACCTCGATCTTGCGAAGCCCTCAGGCTCTGCAGCTCACTCTAGCCCTGATCAAGCCTGATGCAGTTGCTCACCCACTGATTCTGGAG GCTGTTCATCAGCAGATTCTGAGCAACAAGTTCCTTATTGTACGAATGAGAGAACTACTGTGGAGAAAGGAAGATTGCCAGAGGTTTTACAAAGAGCATGAAG GACGTTTTTTCTATCAGCGGCTGGTGGAGTTCATGGCCAG TGGGCCAATCCGAGCCTACATCCTTGCCCACAAGGATGCCATCCAGCTCTGGAGGACACTGATGGGACCCACCAGAGTGTTTCGAGCACGCCACATGGCCCCAGATTCAATTCGTGGGAGTTTTGGCCTCACTGATACCCGTAACACCACCCATGGCTCAG ACTCTGTGGTTTCAGCTAGCAGAGAGATTGCAGCCTTCTTCCCTGACTTCAGTGAAAAGCGCTGGTATGAGGAGGAGGAGCCCCAGTTGCGCTGTGGCCCTGTGCACTATAGTCCAGAGGGAGGCATCCACTGCGCAGCTGGAACAGGAGGCCCAGGACCAGCCTGA